One window of Dehalobacterium formicoaceticum genomic DNA carries:
- a CDS encoding type II toxin-antitoxin system prevent-host-death family antitoxin, whose protein sequence is MPKIIPIRDLKNTSEISQMCREASEPIYITKNGYGDMVIMSVKMYEEKLFMLDIYNKMAAAEVQIAEGKTLEGDFSLKSIREKYDV, encoded by the coding sequence ATGCCAAAAATAATCCCTATTCGTGACTTGAAAAATACAAGCGAAATCTCTCAAATGTGTCGGGAGGCATCTGAACCAATATATATTACTAAAAATGGTTATGGTGATATGGTGATCATGAGCGTAAAAATGTACGAAGAAAAATTGTTTATGCTGGATATATATAATAAAATGGCTGCAGCTGAAGTGCAAATAGCCGAAGGAAAAACACTTGAAGGAGATTTTTCCTTGAAAAGCATAAGAGAAAAATACGATGTATAA
- a CDS encoding macro domain-containing protein: protein MPFNIVRQDITKMKVDAIVNAANTGLQKGGGVCGAIFKAAGAAQLQAACDKLAPIKTGEAVITPGFSLPAKFVIHAAGPVYRHWNKEQNEQHLRAAYTNSLKRAVENKCDSIAFPLISSGIYGYPKNEALQVATSAIQDFLADHDLDVTLVVFDKSAFTISRELLGAVESYIDEHYVDTHQLKRRQLLDVEREALDEADETVSKFNETIFEEMLAPSVGVPAPLDDLVGKLDEPFSQMLLRIIDVKGMTDVEVYKRANLDRKLFSKIRTGKGYMPGKRTAIALAVALELSLDETDDLLERAGYALSHAVKFDVIVEYFITNGKYDVFEINEVLFEYDQPLLGG from the coding sequence ATGCCCTTTAACATCGTCCGGCAGGACATCACAAAAATGAAAGTTGATGCCATCGTCAACGCCGCTAACACCGGCCTGCAAAAAGGCGGTGGGGTTTGCGGAGCTATATTCAAAGCGGCGGGAGCGGCTCAACTTCAAGCTGCCTGTGATAAACTTGCCCCAATTAAGACGGGTGAGGCGGTTATTACACCGGGCTTCTCCCTACCCGCTAAGTTCGTCATCCATGCGGCTGGTCCCGTCTATCGGCATTGGAACAAGGAACAGAATGAGCAGCATCTCCGCGCCGCCTATACGAACTCGCTGAAAAGAGCCGTGGAAAACAAGTGTGATAGCATAGCATTTCCGTTGATTTCGAGCGGTATCTATGGTTATCCGAAAAATGAGGCGCTTCAAGTTGCAACCTCAGCCATTCAAGATTTCCTTGCTGACCACGACCTTGATGTGACACTTGTGGTGTTTGATAAATCAGCATTCACCATCAGCCGCGAACTACTCGGAGCAGTCGAAAGCTACATTGATGAGCATTATGTTGACACGCACCAATTAAAGCGGCGGCAACTGCTTGATGTAGAGCGGGAAGCCTTAGACGAAGCCGATGAGACTGTTAGCAAATTTAACGAGACTATTTTCGAAGAGATGCTCGCTCCGTCCGTCGGTGTGCCTGCCCCGCTTGATGATTTAGTCGGGAAACTTGACGAACCATTCTCCCAGATGCTCCTGCGTATTATTGATGTTAAGGGAATGACGGATGTTGAGGTTTATAAACGTGCCAACCTCGACCGCAAGTTGTTCTCTAAGATTAGGACGGGCAAAGGCTATATGCCGGGTAAACGCACGGCGATTGCTCTTGCCGTGGCACTGGAATTGTCCCTCGACGAAACCGACGACCTTTTGGAGCGGGCGGGGTATGCTCTCTCCCACGCCGTCAAGTTTGATGTTATCGTAGAATATTTCATCACAAACGGCAAATATGACGTTTTCGAGATAAATGAAGTGCTGTTCGAATACGATCAGCCGTTGTTGGGTGGGTGA